The Triticum aestivum cultivar Chinese Spring chromosome 7B, IWGSC CS RefSeq v2.1, whole genome shotgun sequence genome window below encodes:
- the LOC123161777 gene encoding aspartic proteinase nepenthesin-2-like gives MAPKSILALALLVVLVPFSHGVTALVSSSPPFNGSGGGGFSLRLIANHQPTHYDLASLQRAKEQVKCRIKHQILPNEIRPFMCPLQEMMYAVMVGIGTGAGFQNYQLALDMAGGLSWMQCLPCQPCLPQLTPVFDPTKSPTYSTVPAHNTLWCRPPYQALPNGACGFRIEYRDATGASGYLARDTFSLPTGNNQFVPLEGIVFGCAHHTEHFHNQDTVAGILSLGMGPVGKPPTAFTKQVLPHHGGRFSKFSYCPFKPGTSLYSYLRFGNDIPSRPPAGVHRQSTPVLAPAENREAYFVKLAGITIGVNRLRSVTPDMFRRTAHGTGGCVIDIGTKMTSFVHAAYVHIEQAVRQHLEHHGAHIVVVRGHKCVQHPAAHVLPSMTLHFENGAWLRILPEHVFMPLVVSGHHYQCLGFVSSTDLTVIGARQQVNHRFIFDLHDTIPIMSFNAEDCHLEGA, from the coding sequence ATGGCGCCCAAATCAATTCTAGCACTAGCCCTCCTTGTTGTCCTGGTGCCATTCTCCCATGGCGTCACGGCCTTGgtgtcgtcgtcgccgccgttcaACGGCAGCGGCGGTGGTGGCTTCAGCCTCCGGCTCATCGCCAACCACCAGCCGACACACTACGACTTGGCGAGCCTCCAGCGTGCCAAGGAGCAGGTAAAGTGCAGGATCAAGCACCAAATCCTGCCAAATGAGATACGGCCGTTCATGTGCCCGCTGCAGGAAATGATGTACGCCGTCATGGTGGGCATCGGCACGGGGGCTGGGTTCCAGAATTACCAGCTCGCACTGGACATGGCGGGCGGCTTGTCCTGGATGCAGTGCTTGCCGTGTCAGCCCTGTCTGCCGCAGCTCACCCCGGTGTTCGATCCAACCAAGTCCCCGACCTACAGCACCGTCCCGGCACACAATACCCTCTGGTGTCGTCCTCCCTACCAAGCTTTGCCAAACGGGGCGTGCGGGTTCCGCATTGAATATCGGGACGCCACCGGGGCTTCGGGGTACCTTGCCAGGGACACCTTCTCCTTGCCGACCGGGAACAACCAGTTTGTGCCACTGGAGGGCATCGTCTTTGGCTGCGCCCATCACACCGAGCACTTCCATAACCAGGACACTGTCGCCGGCATCCTCAGCTTGGGAATGGGACCGGTGGGGAAGCCTCCGACAGCTTTCACGAAGCAGGTCCTTCCACACCATGGCGGCCGCTTCTCCAAGTTCTCCTACTGCCCGTTTAAGCCGGGGACAAGCCTGTACAGCTACCTCCGGTTTGGTAACGACATCCCTAGCCGTCCACCGGCGGGTGTGCACCGCCAGAGCACGCCTGTCCTTGCGCCGGCCGAGAACAGAGAGGCCTACTTCGTCAAGCTCGCGGGGATCACCATCGGCGTCAACCGACTGCGCAGCGTCACGCCGGATATGTTTCGGCGCACCGCGCACGGGACGGGCGGGTGCGTGATCGACATCGGCACGAAGATGACGTCGTTCGTGCACGCGGCGTACGTCCACATCGAGCAGGCGGTGCGGCAACACCTGGAGCACCACGGAGCACATATCGTGGTGGTCCGAGGCCACAAGTGCGTGCAGCACCCAGCGGCGCACGTCCTCCCGAGCATGACACTCCATTTCGAGAATGGTGCGTGGCTCCGGATCTTGCCGGAGCATGTGTTCATGCCGCTCGTCGTCAGCGGCCACCATTACCAGTGCCTTGGCTTCGTCTCGTCCACGGATCTGACGGTCATCGGCGCCCGGCAGCAAGTCAACCATCGCTTCATCTTCGACCTCCATGATACCATACCCATCATGAGCTTTAATGCGGAGGACTGTCACCTAGAAGGCGCCTGA